In a single window of the Acetivibrio clariflavus DSM 19732 genome:
- the lon gene encoding endopeptidase La yields the protein MSEARKVVKKQELPLLPLRGLTVFPYMILHFDVGRVKSIKALEEAMINNQLIFLVTQKDAKNDSPTVDDIYKIGTISKVKQLLKLPGDTIRVLVEGISRAEIAEFTQTEPFFMAEVVEKIYVEDEDSKLEIEALKRRVVSTFEEYSKYNNKISPEIVLSVMSIEDPDQLADIITSNLVLKVEQKQEILNEFQPKLRLEKLLEIIVKEIEIMQIEKDINIKVRKQMDKMQKEYYLREQLKVIQSELGDKEGITGEVEEYKRKLKEGNFGEEVEKKVLKELDRLLKMPSGSAEGAVIRTYLDWIFDLPWNKRTEEIIDLERAEAILNEDHYGLEKVKERILEHLAVRMLKNDLRGPILCLVGPPGVGKTSIAKSIARALNRNYVRMSLGGVRDEAEIRGHRRTYVGAMPGRIISALKQAGSKNPLILLDEIDKMSSDFRGDPASAMLEVLDSEQNFAFRDHYLELPFDLSDVLFLTTANNLDTIPRPLLDRMEVIHLTSYTEEEKVNIAIKYLFPKQVAEHGIKKGSVKIDEQAVRDIINCYTREAGVRDLERQIATICRKVAKKLVSSKQQSVKITSNTLEKYLGTKKYRYDKANDKDEIGIATGLAWTPVGGDTLSIEVNLMDGSGKLELTGQLGDVMKESARAAMSFIRSRAEQYMIEKDFYNKYDIHIHVPEGAIPKDGPSAGITLATAMVSALTGIPVKRNVAMTGEITLRGRVLPIGGLKEKVLAANRAGIDTVIIPVDNKKDLDDIPEAVRKKIKFVVAENMDTVLNTALVKTKWRNIKSTKSDDKVDIAKNPSQIHDESQQIVEQ from the coding sequence TTAAAACTTCCCGGCGATACCATAAGGGTTTTGGTTGAAGGAATCAGCAGGGCTGAAATTGCTGAGTTTACTCAGACAGAACCGTTCTTTATGGCAGAAGTTGTTGAAAAAATATATGTTGAAGATGAAGATAGCAAATTGGAAATAGAAGCTCTCAAAAGAAGGGTAGTATCCACTTTTGAAGAGTATTCCAAATATAACAACAAAATTTCACCGGAAATTGTTTTATCAGTAATGAGTATTGAAGACCCGGATCAGCTTGCGGATATAATAACTTCAAATTTGGTATTGAAGGTTGAGCAGAAACAGGAGATACTCAATGAATTTCAGCCTAAACTGCGTCTTGAAAAACTGCTGGAAATAATAGTTAAAGAAATTGAAATTATGCAGATTGAAAAAGATATAAACATCAAAGTTAGAAAACAGATGGACAAGATGCAGAAGGAATACTATCTGAGGGAACAATTGAAAGTAATACAAAGTGAGCTGGGAGATAAGGAAGGCATTACCGGCGAAGTTGAAGAATATAAAAGAAAGCTTAAGGAAGGTAATTTTGGTGAAGAGGTAGAGAAAAAGGTTCTTAAAGAGCTGGACAGGCTTTTGAAGATGCCTTCCGGTTCTGCTGAAGGGGCCGTAATCAGAACCTATCTGGACTGGATATTTGACCTTCCGTGGAATAAGAGAACTGAAGAAATAATTGATTTGGAAAGAGCGGAGGCAATTCTGAATGAAGACCACTATGGGCTGGAGAAGGTAAAGGAAAGAATTTTGGAACATCTTGCTGTCAGGATGCTGAAAAACGATTTGAGAGGCCCAATACTTTGTCTTGTAGGACCTCCGGGAGTAGGTAAGACATCAATAGCCAAATCGATTGCCCGTGCATTAAACAGAAATTATGTCAGGATGTCTTTGGGTGGTGTAAGAGATGAAGCGGAGATAAGAGGTCATCGCAGAACTTATGTCGGAGCTATGCCTGGAAGGATAATTTCGGCATTGAAACAGGCCGGTTCCAAAAATCCGCTTATTCTGTTGGATGAAATAGATAAAATGAGCAGTGATTTCAGAGGTGATCCGGCATCAGCTATGCTTGAAGTACTTGACAGTGAACAGAACTTTGCTTTCAGAGATCACTATCTGGAACTTCCCTTTGACTTGTCGGATGTACTTTTCCTTACAACAGCTAACAATCTTGATACTATTCCAAGGCCGCTTTTGGACAGGATGGAAGTTATACATCTTACAAGCTATACCGAAGAGGAAAAGGTTAATATTGCAATAAAATACCTTTTCCCGAAACAGGTGGCAGAACACGGAATTAAAAAGGGAAGCGTAAAAATAGATGAACAAGCTGTTAGAGACATTATAAACTGCTATACAAGGGAAGCAGGAGTAAGGGATTTGGAAAGACAGATTGCCACAATATGCAGAAAAGTGGCCAAAAAGCTTGTTTCTTCGAAACAGCAATCGGTTAAAATTACTTCCAATACTTTGGAAAAATATTTGGGAACTAAAAAGTACAGATATGATAAGGCAAACGATAAAGATGAAATAGGTATTGCTACGGGTCTTGCATGGACCCCTGTAGGAGGAGACACATTGTCCATTGAAGTAAACCTCATGGACGGAAGCGGTAAATTGGAACTTACCGGTCAGCTTGGAGATGTAATGAAGGAATCGGCAAGGGCTGCTATGAGTTTTATTCGTTCAAGAGCCGAACAGTATATGATTGAAAAAGATTTTTACAATAAATATGACATTCATATACATGTACCGGAAGGTGCTATTCCAAAGGATGGTCCTTCGGCTGGTATAACCCTTGCAACTGCGATGGTATCTGCTTTGACAGGAATTCCTGTAAAGAGAAATGTTGCAATGACAGGAGAAATTACGTTAAGAGGTCGAGTCCTTCCGATAGGAGGACTTAAGGAAAAAGTCCTTGCGGCCAACAGGGCTGGTATTGATACTGTTATAATTCCTGTTGATAATAAAAAGGATCTTGACGATATACCGGAAGCTGTAAGGAAAAAAATTAAGTTTGTAGTTGCCGAGAATATGGATACTGTACTGAATACAGCTCTGGTAAAGACTAAGTGGAGAAATATAAAGAGTACAAAAAGTGATGATAAAGTAGATATTGCCAAGAATCCTTCCCAAATTCATGATGAGTCTCAGCAGATAGTTGAGCAGTAA
- a CDS encoding DUF6648 family protein translates to MSPKRIVPNKFEEFLLNRNSLIEQYSKGDLSKDEFIEANFRCINALNIKPFKKIDNVKKALYNYQYYNVLAKYYQKRAHDLSKNNEAREDFLEQSNYYYSKKDDVTMKLLTLIDFKGVEAYFVKVKSPKLKKKLFEIVLTDYDNIILHSINESILNRLKQENVFINEERESLVDSYINQKY, encoded by the coding sequence ATGTCGCCAAAAAGAATTGTACCCAACAAATTTGAAGAATTTTTGCTCAATAGAAACAGCTTAATAGAGCAGTATTCAAAAGGTGATCTGTCAAAAGATGAGTTTATCGAAGCAAATTTCAGGTGCATTAACGCTTTAAATATTAAGCCGTTTAAAAAGATAGACAATGTAAAAAAGGCATTGTACAATTACCAATATTACAATGTGCTGGCAAAATATTATCAGAAAAGAGCCCATGACCTTAGCAAAAATAACGAAGCGAGGGAAGATTTTCTTGAACAATCAAATTATTATTATTCAAAAAAAGATGATGTAACCATGAAACTCTTGACTCTAATAGATTTCAAAGGTGTTGAAGCCTATTTTGTAAAAGTTAAATCTCCAAAACTAAAGAAAAAATTGTTTGAAATTGTATTGACAGACTATGACAATATAATTCTCCATTCTATCAACGAATCCATACTAAACAGGCTCAAACAGGAGAATGTTTTTATAAACGAGGAAAGAGAATCTTTGGTAGACAGCTATATCAATCAAAAATATTAG